One segment of Gasterosteus aculeatus chromosome 3, fGasAcu3.hap1.1, whole genome shotgun sequence DNA contains the following:
- the depdc5 gene encoding GATOR1 complex protein DEPDC5 isoform X46 yields MKNNKSYKLVLHKKGFGGSEDELVVNPKVFPHVSLRDIIEIAHPSDEYSPLLLQVKSLKEDLQKETISVDQTVAQAFKLRAYQDVIVNIVEPKDVTLDLVELTFKDQYIGRGDMWRLKKSLVSTCAYVTQKVEFVGIRAQASELWVKGEKVTCGYISEDSRVVFRSTSAMVYIFIQMSCEMWDFDIYGDLYFEKAVNGFLSDLFAKWKEKNCSHEVTVVLFSRTFYNAKTIDEFPEILRGSIRQDHEGRFYEDFYRVVAQNERRDEWTSLLVTIKKLFIQYPVLVRLKEADGFPVGYNSTAAEGNYLEAINLSFNVFDKHYINRNFDRTGQMSVVITPGVGVFEVDRLLMILTKQRMIDNGIGVDLVCMGEQPLHAVPLFKLHNRTAPGDSRVGDDYNLPHWINHSFYTSKSQNSCSSFTPRIKLAGRKLHAEKSKSSKEHTLCASKESENSLPIQVDYDAYDAQVFRLPGPSRIQRSTNFRMVRDKETGVRKSWGSVDVTAGIGVSPPVRPGCPEEQCSLASDDSLGPVSNMLLIPRMPSVQYEVSSSLGYTSTRELLDKMMDSQRDSSAPGRFTVGSAESTLHIRPGGYTPQRALINPFTPSRMPMKLTSNRRRWMHTFPVGPSGEAIQIHHQTRQNMAELQGSQQRDPAHTSAELLELAYHEATGRRTASRHAGENGLCVGGGAGEFTESPGSNNSGNLNNRGSTSQDLSLGGADPSAPEALLLSAPPTVPSFCCTVGVDWKSLTTPACLPLTTDYFPDRQALQNDYTEGCYDLLPHSDLERREDEAPVMGASQVFEEFICQRLMQGYQIIVQTSHRKAPPTVAPPLGSSPLYSRGLVSLRRAEEEETVYWLSMGRTFHKVCLKDKIITVTRYLPKYPYESAQIQYSYSLCPPHSDAHFVSCWVEFGHERLEEYKWNYLDQYICSAGSEDFSLIESLKFWRTRFLLLPAGGAKRAAVGEGHWDVYGEGAGAGMCGSGDWVLLDGFIRFLEGLNRIRRRHRSDRIIRKGTPMKALQVTSPLPQYPTEPAGPPQGKKGTSALSALLEMEQNQKSLEEQQQPAKPSTAVSEPPSVTAAAPYVDSPRKAAEGSEVADKGVQPAVPAGAAQPAGETAAGSSSDASGHSAAGALCLSSTSTLMEILEAIKHPTTGVQLLPEQKGLPLNCFISAEVVQWLVNNVEGVATHGMAVDIMQKMLDEGVVAHASGDAMRTFVYGFYFYRIVGEKDAATVPEQKTATLDVNNRRDRTEWCSCYYHGNFSLNSAFEIKLHWMAVTAAVLFEMVQGWHRKAASCGFLLVPVLEVPFALTSYLYGDPLRAQLFIPLNVASLLKNAGDNLFEGFEPETYWDRMQLFQEAILYRFGFVHDKFSASAFNFPSENKPQYIHVTGTVFLQLPYSKRKYSSGQQRRRRNSTTSNSQGPYGGEERVGYYWAYNTMLTKVWRTGALGDERLADRLLRDFTDFCANKDNRLLHLWDSCQEKMNASAP; encoded by the exons ATGAAGAACAACAAGTCATACAAGCTTGTGCTGCACAAGAAGGGTTTTGGAGGAAGCG AGGATGAGTTGGTTGTCAACCCAAAAGTTTTCCCTCATGTCAGTCTGAGGGATATCATCGAGATCGCACACCCTTCAGATGAATACAG tcctctgctgctgcaagtGAAGAGCCTCAAAGAGGACCTCCAGAAAG AGACAATCAGTGTGGACCAGACTGTGGCACAAGCCTTCAAGCTGCGTGCCTACCAGGATGTCATTGTCAACATTGTTGAGCCAAAG GATGTGACTCTGGACCTGGTGGAGCTGACATTTAAGGACCAGTACATCGGCAGAGGAGACATGTGGAGACTGAAGAAGAGTCTG GTGAGCACGTGTGCTTATGTGACGCAGAAAGTGGAGTTTGTGGGAATAAG AGCCCAGGCCAGTGAGCTGTGGGTGAAGGGAGAGAAGGTGACCTGTGGGTACATCAGTGAAGACTCCCGG GTGGTGTTTAGATCCACGTCTGCAATGGTGTACATCTTCATCCAGATGAGTTGTGAGATGTGGGACTTTGACATCTATG gtGATCTCTACTTCGAGAAGGCTGTAAATGGTTTCCTGTCGGACCTTTTCGCCAAGTGGAAG GAGAAGAACTGCAGTCATGAGGTGACAGTTGTACTTTTCTCCCGTACATTCTACAACGCCAAAACTATTG ATGAATTCCCTGAGATTCTGAGAGGGTCCATCAGACAGGACCACGAGGGACGTTTTTATGAAGACTTTTACAG AGTGGTGGCTCAGAATGAGAGACGGGACGAGTGGACGTCCCTGCTGGTCACGATCAAGAAGCTCTTCATTCAGTACCCTGTCCTGGTGCGGCTCAAAGAAGCAG ATGGTTTTCCTGTTGGTTACAACTCAACTGCTGCTGAAGGAAACTACTTGGAGGCCATTAACCTTTCCTTCAATG TGTTCGACAAGCACTACATCAACCGTAACTTTGACCGCACCGGCCAGATGTCAGTGGTCATCACACCTGGAGTGGGAGTGTTTGAAGTCGACCGGCTGCTCATGATTCTCACCAAACAGCGTATGATTGACAACG GTATTGGGGTCGACTTGGTGTGCATGGGGGAGCAGCCGTTGCATGCAGTACCCTTATTCAAG CTGCACAACAGGACGGCACCTGGAGACTCCCGTGTAGGAGACGACTATAACCTTCCTCACTGGATCAACCACAG cttcTACACCTCAAAGAGTCAGAACTCTTGCAGCTCCTTCACCCCTCGAATCAAACTGGCTGGCCGCAAG CTTCATGCTGAGAAATCCAAGAGCAGCAAGGAACACA CTCTCTGTGCGTCTAAGGAATCTGAAAACAGCCTGCCCATTCAGGTGGACTACGACGCTTATGACGCTCAGGTGTTCAGACTACCTGGTCCCTCACGGATTCAGAGGAGCACCAACTTCAG GATGGTTCGAGACAAAGAGACGGGTGTGAGGAAGAGCTGGGGCTCGGTGGATGTCACCGCGGGCATCGGCGTGTCCCCTCCCGTTCGCCCCGGGTGTCCGGAGGAGCAGTGCAGCCTGGCCTCTGATGACAGTCTGGGCCCTGTGTCCAACATGCTCCTCATACCCCGCATGCCTTCTGTCCAGTATGAAGTCAGCAGCTCCCTGGGATACACCAGCACCAGAG AGCTGTTGGACAAGATGATGGACTCTCAGCGGGACTCTAGTGCCCCGGGCAGGTTCACAGTGGGAAGCGCCGAGTCCACTTTACACATCCGTCCTGGAGGTTACACCCCTCAGAGAGCACTCATAAACCCCTTCACCCCATCACGAATGCCCATGAAGCTCACCTCCAACCGGCGGCGGTGGATGCACACCTTCCCTGTCG GTCCTTCTGGAGAAGCGATCCAGATCCACCACCAGACCAGACAGAACATGGCGGAGCTGCAGGGCAGCCAGCAGAGGGATCCCGCCCACACCTCGGCGGAGCTGCTGGAACTGGCCTATCACGAGGCCACTGGGAG GCGAACAGCGTCCCGGCACGCAGGGGAGAATGGCCTGTGCGTTGGTGGAGGAGCGGGGGAGTTTACTGAGAGTCCAGGGAGCAACAACAGTG GAAATCTCAACAACCGCGGCTCCACATCTCAGGACCTGTCCCTCGGTGGTGCCGATCCAAGTG CTCCTGAAgccctgctgctgtctgcaccCCCCACAGTGCCCAGCTTCTGCTGCACAGTGGGGGTGGACTGGAAGTCTCTGACCACGCCGGCCTGCCTGCCTCTCACCACCGACTACTTCCCCGACCGCCAGGCGCTGCAGAACGACTACACCGAAGGCTGCTATGACCTGCTGCCGCACAGCGACCTGGAAAG GCGGGAGGACGAAGCCCCCGTGATGGGTGCGTCGCAGGTGTTTGAGGAGTTCATCTGTCAGCGCTTGATGCAGGGCTACCAGATCATTGTCCAAACCAGCCACAGGAAAGCGCCGCCCACTGTGGCCCCGCCGCTCGGCAGCAGTCCGCTTTACTCCCGAG GTTTGGTGTCCCTGCGTcgcgcggaggaggaggagacggtctACTGGCTCAGTATGGGCCGCACTTTCCATAAAGTTTGCCTCAAAGACAAGATCATCACTGTCACTCGCTACCTGCCCAA GTACCCGTACGAGTCGGCACAGATCCAGTACAGCTACAGCCTCTGCCCGCCGCACTCTGATGCGCACTTTGTGTCCTGCTGGGTGGAGTTTGGCCACGAGAGGCTGGAGGAGTACAAGTGGAACTACCTGGACCAGTACATCTGTTCTGCTGGCTCGGAGGACTTCAG TCTGATCGAGTCGCTGAAGTTCTGGAGGACtcgcttcctcctgctgccggcCGGAGGGGCCAAGCGGGCGGCGGTTGGGGAGGGGCACTGGGATGTTTATGGGGAGGGAGCAGGTGCCGGGATGTGTGGCAGTGGGGACTGGGTCCTCCTCGATGGCTTCATCCGTTTCCTGGAGGGTCTGAACCGCATTCGGAGACGCCATCGCTCCGACCGGATCATCCGA AAGGGCACACCTATGAAAGCACTGCAGGTCACTAGTCCTCTTCCCCAGTACCCCACTGAGCCTGCGGGGCCCCCACAAGGCAAAAAAGGCACCTCGGCTTTATCGGCCCTGCTGGAGATGGAGCAGAACCAGAA GtctctggaggagcagcagcagccggcgaAGCCGTCCACGGCCGTCAGTGAGCCCCCAAGCGTTACCGCAGCGGCGCCATATGTGGACAGCCCCCGCAAG GCGGCTGAAGGCAGCGAGGTGGCAGATAAAGGAGTCCAGCCAGCAGTCCCAGCGGGAGCAGCGCAGCCTGCAGGAGAGACGGCAGCCGGCAGCTCCTCAGACGCCAG TGGGCACTCAGCCGCAGGAGCCCTGTGtctgtcctccacctccaccctcatGGAGATCCTGGAGGCCATCAAACATCCCAC GACCGGTGTGCAGCTGCTGCCAGAGCAGAAAGGACTTCCACTCAACTGCTTCATTAGCGCAGAGGTCGTTCAATGGCTGGTCAACAATGTGGAGGGCGTGGCCACACATGGGATGGCGGTGGATATCATGCAG aAGATGCTGGATGAAGGTGTGGTGGCCCACGCTTCTGGAGATGCCATGCGCACCTTTGTCTACGGCTTCTACTTCTACAGGATTGTGGGAGAGAAGGATG CTGCCACGGTGCCGGAGCAGAAGACGGCCACTCTGGACGTTAACAACCGCAGGGACCGGACTGAATGGTGCAGCTGTTACTACCACGGGAACTTCTCGCTCAACTCAGCCTTTGAGATCAAGCTGCACTGGATGGCCGTCACTGCTGCAGTACTCTTTGAGATG GTCCAAGGGTGGCACAGGAAGGCAGCGTCCTGCGGCTTCCTGCTGGTCCCCGTGCTGGAGGTTCCTTTCGCGCTGACGTCGTACCTGTACGGAGATCCGCTGAGAGCGCAGCTCTTCATCCCCCTCAACGTCGCCAGTCTGCTGAAGAATGCCGGGGACAACCTGTTCGAAG GCTTTGAACCGGAGACGTACTGGGACAGGATGCAGCTCTTCCAGGAGGCCATACTCTACAG
- the depdc5 gene encoding GATOR1 complex protein DEPDC5 isoform X40 yields the protein MKNNKSYKLVLHKKGFGGSEDELVVNPKVFPHVSLRDIIEIAHPSDEYSPLLLQVKSLKEDLQKETISVDQTVAQAFKLRAYQDVIVNIVEPKDVTLDLVELTFKDQYIGRGDMWRLKKSLVSTCAYVTQKVEFVGIRAQASELWVKGEKVTCGYISEDSRVVFRSTSAMVYIFIQMSCEMWDFDIYGDLYFEKAVNGFLSDLFAKWKEKNCSHEVTVVLFSRTFYNAKTIDEFPEILRGSIRQDHEGRFYEDFYRVVAQNERRDEWTSLLVTIKKLFIQYPVLVRLKEADGFPVGYNSTAAEGNYLEAINLSFNVFDKHYINRNFDRTGQMSVVITPGVGVFEVDRLLMILTKQRMIDNGIGVDLVCMGEQPLHAVPLFKLHNRTAPGDSRVGDDYNLPHWINHSFYTSKSQNSCSSFTPRIKLAGRKLHAEKSKSSKEHTLCASKESENSLPIQVDYDAYDAQVFRLPGPSRIQRSTNFRMVRDKETGVRKSWGSVDVTAGIGVSPPVRPGCPEEQCSLASDDSLGPVSNMLLIPRMPSVQYEVSSSLGYTSTRELLDKMMDSQRDSSAPGRFTVGSAESTLHIRPGGYTPQRALINPFTPSRMPMKLTSNRRRWMHTFPVGPSGEAIQIHHQTRQNMAELQGSQQRDPAHTSAELLELAYHEATGRRTASRHAGENGLCVGGGAGEFTESPGSNNSGNLNNRGSTSQDLSLGGADPSAPEALLLSAPPTVPSFCCTVGVDWKSLTTPACLPLTTDYFPDRQALQNDYTEGCYDLLPHSDLERREDEAPVMGASQVFEEFICQRLMQGYQIIVQTSHRKAPPTVAPPLGSSPLYSRGLVSLRRAEEEETVYWLSMGRTFHKVCLKDKIITVTRYLPKYPYESAQIQYSYSLCPPHSDAHFVSCWVEFGHERLEEYKWNYLDQYICSAGSEDFSLIESLKFWRTRFLLLPAGGAKRAAVGEGHWDVYGEGAGAGMCGSGDWVLLDGFIRFLEGLNRIRRRHRSDRIIRKGTPMKALQVTSPLPQYPTEPAGPPQGKKGTSALSALLEMEQNQKSLEEQQQPAKPSTAVSEPPSVTAAAPYVDSPRKAAEGSEVADKGVQPAVPAGAAQPAGETAAGSSSDASGHSAAGALCLSSTSTLMEILEAIKHPTTGVQLLPEQKGLPLNCFISAEVVQWLVNNVEGVATHGMAVDIMQKMLDEGVVAHASGDAMRTFVYGFYFYRIVGEKDDPTSQLPPTAAGGWSAAALEDFALFQRKWFEVAFVLEERRPCDLPAFLLPWLPSRPASYATATVPEQKTATLDVNNRRDRTEWCSCYYHGNFSLNSAFEIKLHWMAVTAAVLFEMVQGWHRKAASCGFLLVPVLEVPFALTSYLYGDPLRAQLFIPLNVASLLKNAGDNLFEGFEPETYWDRMQLFQEAILYRFGFVHDKFSASAFNFPSENKPQYIHVTGTVFLQLPYSKRKYSSGQQRRRRNSTTSNSQGPYGGEERVGYYWAYNTMLTKVWRTGALGDERLADRLLRDFTDFCANKDNRLLHLWDSCQEKMNASAP from the exons ATGAAGAACAACAAGTCATACAAGCTTGTGCTGCACAAGAAGGGTTTTGGAGGAAGCG AGGATGAGTTGGTTGTCAACCCAAAAGTTTTCCCTCATGTCAGTCTGAGGGATATCATCGAGATCGCACACCCTTCAGATGAATACAG tcctctgctgctgcaagtGAAGAGCCTCAAAGAGGACCTCCAGAAAG AGACAATCAGTGTGGACCAGACTGTGGCACAAGCCTTCAAGCTGCGTGCCTACCAGGATGTCATTGTCAACATTGTTGAGCCAAAG GATGTGACTCTGGACCTGGTGGAGCTGACATTTAAGGACCAGTACATCGGCAGAGGAGACATGTGGAGACTGAAGAAGAGTCTG GTGAGCACGTGTGCTTATGTGACGCAGAAAGTGGAGTTTGTGGGAATAAG AGCCCAGGCCAGTGAGCTGTGGGTGAAGGGAGAGAAGGTGACCTGTGGGTACATCAGTGAAGACTCCCGG GTGGTGTTTAGATCCACGTCTGCAATGGTGTACATCTTCATCCAGATGAGTTGTGAGATGTGGGACTTTGACATCTATG gtGATCTCTACTTCGAGAAGGCTGTAAATGGTTTCCTGTCGGACCTTTTCGCCAAGTGGAAG GAGAAGAACTGCAGTCATGAGGTGACAGTTGTACTTTTCTCCCGTACATTCTACAACGCCAAAACTATTG ATGAATTCCCTGAGATTCTGAGAGGGTCCATCAGACAGGACCACGAGGGACGTTTTTATGAAGACTTTTACAG AGTGGTGGCTCAGAATGAGAGACGGGACGAGTGGACGTCCCTGCTGGTCACGATCAAGAAGCTCTTCATTCAGTACCCTGTCCTGGTGCGGCTCAAAGAAGCAG ATGGTTTTCCTGTTGGTTACAACTCAACTGCTGCTGAAGGAAACTACTTGGAGGCCATTAACCTTTCCTTCAATG TGTTCGACAAGCACTACATCAACCGTAACTTTGACCGCACCGGCCAGATGTCAGTGGTCATCACACCTGGAGTGGGAGTGTTTGAAGTCGACCGGCTGCTCATGATTCTCACCAAACAGCGTATGATTGACAACG GTATTGGGGTCGACTTGGTGTGCATGGGGGAGCAGCCGTTGCATGCAGTACCCTTATTCAAG CTGCACAACAGGACGGCACCTGGAGACTCCCGTGTAGGAGACGACTATAACCTTCCTCACTGGATCAACCACAG cttcTACACCTCAAAGAGTCAGAACTCTTGCAGCTCCTTCACCCCTCGAATCAAACTGGCTGGCCGCAAG CTTCATGCTGAGAAATCCAAGAGCAGCAAGGAACACA CTCTCTGTGCGTCTAAGGAATCTGAAAACAGCCTGCCCATTCAGGTGGACTACGACGCTTATGACGCTCAGGTGTTCAGACTACCTGGTCCCTCACGGATTCAGAGGAGCACCAACTTCAG GATGGTTCGAGACAAAGAGACGGGTGTGAGGAAGAGCTGGGGCTCGGTGGATGTCACCGCGGGCATCGGCGTGTCCCCTCCCGTTCGCCCCGGGTGTCCGGAGGAGCAGTGCAGCCTGGCCTCTGATGACAGTCTGGGCCCTGTGTCCAACATGCTCCTCATACCCCGCATGCCTTCTGTCCAGTATGAAGTCAGCAGCTCCCTGGGATACACCAGCACCAGAG AGCTGTTGGACAAGATGATGGACTCTCAGCGGGACTCTAGTGCCCCGGGCAGGTTCACAGTGGGAAGCGCCGAGTCCACTTTACACATCCGTCCTGGAGGTTACACCCCTCAGAGAGCACTCATAAACCCCTTCACCCCATCACGAATGCCCATGAAGCTCACCTCCAACCGGCGGCGGTGGATGCACACCTTCCCTGTCG GTCCTTCTGGAGAAGCGATCCAGATCCACCACCAGACCAGACAGAACATGGCGGAGCTGCAGGGCAGCCAGCAGAGGGATCCCGCCCACACCTCGGCGGAGCTGCTGGAACTGGCCTATCACGAGGCCACTGGGAG GCGAACAGCGTCCCGGCACGCAGGGGAGAATGGCCTGTGCGTTGGTGGAGGAGCGGGGGAGTTTACTGAGAGTCCAGGGAGCAACAACAGTG GAAATCTCAACAACCGCGGCTCCACATCTCAGGACCTGTCCCTCGGTGGTGCCGATCCAAGTG CTCCTGAAgccctgctgctgtctgcaccCCCCACAGTGCCCAGCTTCTGCTGCACAGTGGGGGTGGACTGGAAGTCTCTGACCACGCCGGCCTGCCTGCCTCTCACCACCGACTACTTCCCCGACCGCCAGGCGCTGCAGAACGACTACACCGAAGGCTGCTATGACCTGCTGCCGCACAGCGACCTGGAAAG GCGGGAGGACGAAGCCCCCGTGATGGGTGCGTCGCAGGTGTTTGAGGAGTTCATCTGTCAGCGCTTGATGCAGGGCTACCAGATCATTGTCCAAACCAGCCACAGGAAAGCGCCGCCCACTGTGGCCCCGCCGCTCGGCAGCAGTCCGCTTTACTCCCGAG GTTTGGTGTCCCTGCGTcgcgcggaggaggaggagacggtctACTGGCTCAGTATGGGCCGCACTTTCCATAAAGTTTGCCTCAAAGACAAGATCATCACTGTCACTCGCTACCTGCCCAA GTACCCGTACGAGTCGGCACAGATCCAGTACAGCTACAGCCTCTGCCCGCCGCACTCTGATGCGCACTTTGTGTCCTGCTGGGTGGAGTTTGGCCACGAGAGGCTGGAGGAGTACAAGTGGAACTACCTGGACCAGTACATCTGTTCTGCTGGCTCGGAGGACTTCAG TCTGATCGAGTCGCTGAAGTTCTGGAGGACtcgcttcctcctgctgccggcCGGAGGGGCCAAGCGGGCGGCGGTTGGGGAGGGGCACTGGGATGTTTATGGGGAGGGAGCAGGTGCCGGGATGTGTGGCAGTGGGGACTGGGTCCTCCTCGATGGCTTCATCCGTTTCCTGGAGGGTCTGAACCGCATTCGGAGACGCCATCGCTCCGACCGGATCATCCGA AAGGGCACACCTATGAAAGCACTGCAGGTCACTAGTCCTCTTCCCCAGTACCCCACTGAGCCTGCGGGGCCCCCACAAGGCAAAAAAGGCACCTCGGCTTTATCGGCCCTGCTGGAGATGGAGCAGAACCAGAA GtctctggaggagcagcagcagccggcgaAGCCGTCCACGGCCGTCAGTGAGCCCCCAAGCGTTACCGCAGCGGCGCCATATGTGGACAGCCCCCGCAAG GCGGCTGAAGGCAGCGAGGTGGCAGATAAAGGAGTCCAGCCAGCAGTCCCAGCGGGAGCAGCGCAGCCTGCAGGAGAGACGGCAGCCGGCAGCTCCTCAGACGCCAG TGGGCACTCAGCCGCAGGAGCCCTGTGtctgtcctccacctccaccctcatGGAGATCCTGGAGGCCATCAAACATCCCAC GACCGGTGTGCAGCTGCTGCCAGAGCAGAAAGGACTTCCACTCAACTGCTTCATTAGCGCAGAGGTCGTTCAATGGCTGGTCAACAATGTGGAGGGCGTGGCCACACATGGGATGGCGGTGGATATCATGCAG aAGATGCTGGATGAAGGTGTGGTGGCCCACGCTTCTGGAGATGCCATGCGCACCTTTGTCTACGGCTTCTACTTCTACAGGATTGTGGGAGAGAAGGATG accCGACCTCCCAGCTCCCCCCCACCGCGGCTGGAGGCTGGTCTGCTGCGGCCCTGGAGGACTTTGCTCTGTTCCAGCGGAAGTGGTTCGAGGTGGCCTTTGTGCTGGAGGAGCGGCGACCCTGCGACCTCCCGGCCTTCCTCCTGCCCTGGCTGCCCAGCCGGCCGGCCTCCTACGCAA CTGCCACGGTGCCGGAGCAGAAGACGGCCACTCTGGACGTTAACAACCGCAGGGACCGGACTGAATGGTGCAGCTGTTACTACCACGGGAACTTCTCGCTCAACTCAGCCTTTGAGATCAAGCTGCACTGGATGGCCGTCACTGCTGCAGTACTCTTTGAGATG GTCCAAGGGTGGCACAGGAAGGCAGCGTCCTGCGGCTTCCTGCTGGTCCCCGTGCTGGAGGTTCCTTTCGCGCTGACGTCGTACCTGTACGGAGATCCGCTGAGAGCGCAGCTCTTCATCCCCCTCAACGTCGCCAGTCTGCTGAAGAATGCCGGGGACAACCTGTTCGAAG GCTTTGAACCGGAGACGTACTGGGACAGGATGCAGCTCTTCCAGGAGGCCATACTCTACAG